In Edaphobacter dinghuensis, one genomic interval encodes:
- the ychF gene encoding redox-regulated ATPase YchF, translating to MPLNCGIVGLPNVGKSTIFNALTSAKAQAANYPFCTIDPNTGVVTVPDERLAKISALIQPKSLVPTTMEFIDIAGLVEGASKGEGLGNQFLGHIRATDAIAHVVRCFDDAEVVHVAGGVNPLHDIDIINTELLLADLDTVEKRYAKVEKLNKPANADHKVKTEFAALTKLKDVLNAGKPARTADLTDEERLIARELFLITAKPQLYVANVDDSGIIDGNAYTAAVEKRAAEEGAQVVRICGAMESEIAQLEPAERDEFLKDMGLSEPGLNRLIHSAYRLLDLITYFTAGVQEVRAWTIKRGTKAPGAAGVIHSDFEKGFIKADCYASDDLFTYGSEQAVKEKGLLRSEGKEYIVKDGDILFFKFNV from the coding sequence ATGCCTCTCAATTGTGGAATCGTTGGCCTGCCCAACGTCGGAAAAAGCACCATCTTCAACGCGCTCACCTCTGCCAAGGCCCAGGCGGCCAACTATCCGTTCTGCACCATCGACCCCAATACCGGCGTCGTCACGGTGCCCGATGAGCGCCTCGCCAAAATCTCCGCGCTGATCCAGCCCAAGTCGCTTGTTCCCACCACGATGGAGTTCATCGACATCGCCGGTCTGGTCGAAGGCGCGAGCAAAGGCGAAGGCCTCGGCAACCAGTTCCTCGGCCACATCCGCGCCACCGACGCCATCGCGCACGTCGTCCGCTGCTTCGATGACGCCGAGGTCGTCCACGTCGCCGGAGGCGTCAATCCTCTGCACGACATCGACATTATTAACACCGAGCTTCTGCTCGCCGACCTCGACACCGTCGAGAAGCGCTACGCTAAAGTCGAAAAGCTCAACAAGCCCGCCAACGCCGACCATAAGGTCAAAACCGAGTTCGCCGCTCTCACCAAGCTCAAGGACGTCCTCAACGCAGGCAAGCCCGCCCGCACCGCCGACCTGACGGACGAAGAGAGGCTGATCGCCCGCGAGCTGTTCCTTATCACCGCCAAGCCTCAGCTCTACGTCGCCAACGTCGATGACTCCGGCATCATCGATGGCAACGCCTACACCGCCGCTGTCGAAAAGCGCGCCGCAGAAGAGGGCGCACAGGTCGTCCGCATCTGCGGAGCCATGGAATCCGAGATCGCACAGCTAGAACCAGCCGAGCGCGACGAGTTTTTGAAGGACATGGGTCTCTCCGAGCCGGGCCTGAACCGCCTCATCCACTCTGCCTATCGCCTGCTTGATCTCATCACTTATTTCACGGCGGGTGTGCAGGAAGTTCGCGCCTGGACGATCAAGCGCGGTACCAAGGCCCCCGGCGCGGCAGGCGTCATTCATTCCGACTTCGAGAAGGGCTTCATCAAGGCCGACTGCTATGCCTCCGACGACCTCTTCACCTACGGCAGCGAACAGGCGGTCAAGGAAAAGGGCCTGCTCCGCTCCGAAGGCAAGGAGTACATCGTCAAGGACGGCGACATTCTCTTCTTCAAGTTCAACGTATAA
- a CDS encoding aldo/keto reductase, giving the protein MLRRDFLRRTATGFGAALFATKLAPAASLETEPLPRKFNAHDEVVLGKTGIRTSRLAMGTGTIGGGGASNQTRLGNNPFVRMLLNGYNDNGLRFFDTADSYGSHPYVAEAIKQLPRDKVTVLTKSDNRDPAGLRKDIDRFRKELGTDYIDILLVHCVTEGDWTTRYRGVMDVLSEAKQKGVIRAHGCSCHTLPALRAAAASPWVEVDLVRLNPVQSHMDADPKTVIGVVQQMRASGKGIVGMKILGQGDMRDRPSEAIRYALGSGVLDAFTIGAESQAEQNDLTRRIAAA; this is encoded by the coding sequence ATGCTGAGAAGAGATTTTCTGCGTCGTACTGCCACCGGATTTGGCGCGGCACTGTTCGCCACGAAGCTTGCTCCGGCGGCCTCCCTCGAAACCGAACCTCTCCCCCGCAAGTTCAACGCGCACGATGAGGTCGTCCTCGGCAAGACTGGCATTCGCACCAGCCGCCTCGCCATGGGCACTGGAACCATCGGCGGCGGCGGAGCCTCCAACCAGACTCGCCTCGGCAACAATCCCTTCGTCAGAATGCTGCTCAACGGCTATAACGACAACGGCCTACGCTTCTTCGATACCGCCGACTCCTACGGCAGCCATCCTTACGTCGCCGAAGCCATCAAGCAGCTCCCGCGTGACAAGGTGACTGTCCTCACGAAATCCGACAATCGCGACCCGGCAGGTTTGCGCAAAGATATCGACCGTTTCCGCAAAGAGCTGGGCACCGACTACATCGATATCCTTCTCGTCCATTGCGTCACCGAAGGCGACTGGACGACGCGTTATCGTGGCGTCATGGACGTTCTCTCCGAGGCCAAGCAGAAGGGAGTTATCCGTGCCCACGGATGTTCCTGTCATACTCTGCCCGCTCTGCGCGCGGCGGCTGCATCGCCGTGGGTCGAGGTCGATCTCGTTCGCCTGAATCCTGTCCAGTCGCACATGGACGCCGATCCGAAGACCGTCATCGGCGTCGTTCAGCAGATGCGTGCCTCGGGCAAAGGCATCGTCGGCATGAAGATTCTGGGACAGGGCGACATGCGCGACCGCCCCTCCGAGGCGATTCGCTACGCGCTCGGGAGCGGTGTCCTCGATGCCTTCACCATCGGGGCCGAGTCGCAGGCCGAACAAAACGACCTCACCCGCCGCATCGCCGCTGCATAA
- a CDS encoding tannase/feruloyl esterase family alpha/beta hydrolase codes for MRNPKASLPFAIFPILALLLLATSLPAQQSCKDLISLQLPETVITSATTVSTGTFAVPKTTASIGGLPPFCRVAATTKPAIRFEVWMPLHTWNGKFQGVGNGGTAGVISYRAMAAALRRGYAVVSTDTGHVNNPPSNGFDSTWALHHPELVADFGYRGLHLATVNGKQITQTFYGKASAHSYYVGCSKGGEQGLMEAQRFPDDYDGLLVGDPANNWTRHYAGAHLWYSIATLKDPESYIPASKVPLLANAVVAACDAIDGVVDGVLDDPRKCHFDPAVLTCKEGQPTFSCFTPKQVKAIKNIWGGAHDSHGNLIYPGLVPGGENGSSGWSSWITGNKPFAATHWKAADGFFQNMVFEDPRYNALNFNYDTDMKIALARTSRSLDAVDPDLRPLQRRGGKLILYHGWSDPDISPLNTINYYNQVQATVGSSTPQFLRLFMVPGMNHCGGGPGPTHFDGVTALEEWVEDGDAPEKIIAFHTTEGEIDRTRPLCPYPQVAVYKGKGSTNNAHNFACRLPAK; via the coding sequence CCTCGCTCCCATTCGCAATCTTTCCCATTCTCGCCCTGCTTCTCCTTGCGACGTCACTTCCTGCTCAACAGTCCTGCAAAGACCTCATTAGCCTCCAGCTTCCCGAAACCGTCATCACCTCCGCCACAACTGTTTCGACAGGAACATTCGCCGTGCCCAAAACCACCGCGTCAATCGGCGGCTTGCCACCGTTCTGCCGCGTCGCAGCCACGACCAAGCCTGCGATCCGCTTCGAGGTCTGGATGCCGCTGCACACATGGAACGGCAAGTTTCAGGGCGTCGGAAACGGCGGCACTGCAGGTGTCATCAGCTATCGCGCCATGGCTGCCGCACTAAGACGCGGCTACGCGGTTGTCAGCACTGACACTGGCCACGTCAACAACCCGCCCAGCAACGGCTTCGACTCAACCTGGGCTTTGCATCACCCCGAGCTCGTCGCCGACTTCGGCTACCGCGGTCTGCATCTCGCTACCGTCAACGGCAAGCAGATCACGCAGACCTTCTACGGCAAAGCCTCCGCGCACTCGTACTACGTTGGCTGCTCTAAAGGCGGCGAACAAGGCTTGATGGAAGCCCAGCGCTTCCCCGACGACTACGACGGCCTTCTCGTTGGCGATCCCGCCAATAACTGGACTCGCCACTACGCCGGCGCTCACCTCTGGTACTCCATCGCAACCCTCAAAGATCCGGAGAGCTACATTCCAGCTTCAAAGGTGCCACTGCTGGCCAATGCCGTTGTTGCAGCCTGCGACGCCATCGATGGAGTCGTGGACGGCGTGCTCGACGACCCGCGCAAATGCCACTTCGACCCTGCTGTGCTCACCTGCAAAGAAGGCCAGCCCACGTTCTCCTGCTTTACTCCTAAACAAGTCAAAGCCATCAAAAACATCTGGGGCGGCGCGCATGACTCCCATGGAAATCTCATCTACCCCGGTCTTGTTCCCGGTGGCGAAAACGGCTCCTCGGGCTGGTCAAGCTGGATCACAGGCAACAAACCCTTCGCCGCAACTCATTGGAAGGCTGCCGACGGCTTCTTCCAGAACATGGTCTTTGAAGATCCCCGTTACAACGCTCTTAACTTCAACTACGACACCGACATGAAGATTGCGCTGGCCAGAACCAGCCGCTCGCTCGATGCCGTCGATCCCGATCTGCGGCCCTTGCAGCGGCGTGGCGGCAAGCTGATCCTCTATCACGGTTGGAGCGACCCCGACATCTCGCCGCTCAACACCATCAACTACTACAACCAGGTGCAGGCGACTGTCGGCAGCAGTACGCCGCAGTTCCTGCGTCTCTTCATGGTCCCCGGCATGAACCACTGTGGCGGTGGTCCCGGCCCCACTCATTTTGATGGAGTTACGGCGCTCGAAGAGTGGGTAGAAGACGGAGACGCACCCGAAAAGATCATCGCCTTCCACACCACCGAGGGCGAGATTGACCGCACGCGGCCACTCTGCCCCTACCCGCAGGTGGCCGTTTATAAAGGCAAAGGCAGTACCAACAACGCACACAACTTTGCCTGCAGATTGCCTGCAAAGTAA